Below is a genomic region from Phycisphaerae bacterium.
GACGATCTGCGCGGGCTGTTCGAGCCGTTCGGCGAGGTGCAGCGGGCGTCGATCGTGATGGACCGGGCGACCGGGCGGTCGCGCGGGTTCGGATTTGTCGAGATGGCCAGCGACGACCAGGCCCGCCAGGCGATCGAGGAGCTCGGCGGGAAGGAATATGACGGCCGGGCGTTAACCGTCAACGAGGCCAAGCCGCGGGAAAACGGTCCCAGAGCAGGCGGGCGCGGACCGGCCGGAGCGGGACGCTTCGCCCGATAGCCGGTCTGCCCCGATACAGCGGGGTCTATGAACGCAACAGAGAAGCGACGCAAGCGGCTGCGAAGAGCGCTGGGTGTCGTTGTGCTTT
It encodes:
- a CDS encoding RNA-binding protein; this encodes MRGLFEPFGEVQRASIVMDRATGRSRGFGFVEMASDDQARQAIEELGGKEYDGRALTVNEAKPRENGPRAGGRGPAGAGRFAR